The following DNA comes from Myxococcus fulvus.
CGCGCCGGCCCGTGCGCTTGAGGAACGCGTCGAACGGCTCGCGCGGGTCCAACACGTCGAAGGGACACACGTACCGCTCCGACAGCCGCACGTCGTGCCCGCGGAACACCTCGCGCAGCACGTCCACCGTGACGGAGTCCTCTCGCAGGTCCGTCAGGTCCAGCACGTCCCACTCCTCGCGCAGCGCCACCAGCATCCGCGCGAAGGACTCCGCCACGTCGCGCTCCAGCCCGCGCCGCGCCACCACGTCCAGGTAGTCGCTGCCCACGTGCGTCTCGCCCAGGAAGCCCAGGCGACGCACCGGCACCCCCGCCACGCGGCGCGTCTCCAGCCCCAGCGGCAACAGCCCCACCAGCGTGCCCGCCGCGTCGCGCGCGGTGAGCACCAGCGGGCGCCGCTCGGGAGCGATGCGCCGACACCACGGATACAGCCACTCCCACGCATTGAAGGGGCCCGCGTCACTGGCATCCAGCAGCGCGTCCCACTCGGCCCTCATCCCCGCCAGCGCGGACAGACTGCCCACGGCGCTCACGTCCAGCCGCCGCGCGGCCTTGGGCCCCTGCCTCAGCTCGTCCTCGCGAATCACCGCCCCGCCTCCTCGAAGGGGACTTCACGCCCCTCCCAACCCACCACCGTCCGGCTCAACCCGCGCGCTTCTTCGTCTGCTTCTCCGCCCGCACCGCGTCGCGCACCACCGACGCCACGTCCGCCATCACCTCCGGCGACAGGTCCTGGTGACACGGAATCTCCACGATGCTGCGCCGCAGCTGCGCCACCTCCGGGAAGGCCCCCGCGTCACACGCCGGATGGAAGCGCTTCCAGAAGTCGATGGCGTCGATGCCCTTGGCCCTCAGCCGCGCCAGCACCTCCGCCTTCTCCTGCACCACCATCGGGTAGAACAGCGGACAGGTCCCCGCCGGCAGCTGGTTGAACAGCGGCGTCGACACGTCGCGCAGCCGGCCCAGCAGGTAGAAGTAGTTGCGACGGCGCTTCTCGACGATGGACTCCAAATCCTGCGCCAGGGCAATCCGCTTGGTCAGCGGGCTCATGCCCAGGTCCACGTGCTTGCGGTCGAAGTGCTGCGTGCCCGTGGCCACCCGCTCGATGCTCGCGGCCTTCACCGTGCCGTGCCCCACCGTGCGCACCAGCCCGCGCAGGCCGCGGCCCACCGCGCCGCCGCGCAGCTCCAGGTTCTGCAGCAGCGCGGACACCGTGTGGCTGAACGTCGACGCGGACGGCGGCGCCGGAGGCTCCGGCAGGCTGTACGAGCGCGGCCCGTTCACCACCAGCGCGCCCCCGTTGGGCACCGGCAGCGTCTTGTACAGACAGAAGATGCCGACATCCCCCGTCGTGCCCAGCGGCACCGCGCCGTCGGACGACAGCAGGGACAGCGCGCAGTCCTCGATGAGCACCAGACCGTGCTGGTCGGCCAGCTTGCGCATCTCCGCCGCGGGGCCCGGGAAGCCCGCGTAGTGCGTCAGGTACAGCGCCTTCGTCTTCGGCGTGATTCGCCGCGCCACGTCCTCCAGGTCCACGTCCCAGCGGCTGCCCACGCGGTAGAAGCGCGGCGTCGCGCCCGCGTCCACCAGCGCCTCCACCTCCACGCCGTGGTGGTAGGAGGGCATCAGCACCTCGCCGTTGTCCAATCCCAGCATCTTCACCGTCAACCACACCGCGTTGCGGGCGAAGTAGAAGTAGCGGACGTTGGGCGAGGAGAACGGCGGAAGCGAGCCTGGCCTCGGCTTGGACACCAGCATGTGGGGCCACAGCGTGGGCAGCGACGGAACGAACAGCCGGCCCGAGGGAGTCATCGCTTCCATTTCGCCACCACCTCTTTCACCGCGGGGGTCCACCGGAACTTCGCCGCGCACAGCGCCCGGCCGAAGGCGGAGTCATTGAAGATGTAGAGCCACGTGTGGCGCCGGACCTGGTCCGTCCAGTCGCGCTTCCACACCATGTCCGGCCCCAGGAAATCGAACTCGCCGAGCTTCCGGTCGATGCACGTCCCCACCACCTCCTCCATCAGGAGCTGGCCGGGGCTGCACTCGCGCAATTGCTCGTCGTAGCCGGGCTTGAGCAGGAAGTAGCGCCCGCCGTGCTCCAGGCCGTAGTGGAAGGCCACGGGCCGTCCATCCAGCCGCAGGAAGTACAGCGCCAGCTTCCCCCGGTACGCGGCGTCACGCGCCAGCTCCGTGTAGAAGCCCCGCGTCGCCGTGTCCTGCGCCATGGCCGTGCCGCGCTCGCCCTTCCAGCCGCTCTGCTCCAGCAGGAAGCCCTCCTCCAGCGTGCCCTCCAGGCCGGGGCCACCGTCCACCCGCTCGAAGGTGACCTTCCCCTTCTCCTCGAGCTTGCGGCGACGACGCCGGCAGTTCGCCTTGAACTTGGACTGGAGCGACGCCTGGAACTTCTCGCGCGTGCCCGGCAGCGGGATGTACGGCGACTGGAGCGACTCCCACGCGCCCACCGGCATGCGGGCCGCCTGCGCCGCCGCGTGCAGCCGCCACGCCGCGCCGCCGTCCGGCACGTCCGTCAACCGCAGCACGTCCCACCCGCCCTGCTGACGCAGGTGGGACAGGAACATCGCGGCGGCCGCGTCCGGCTCGCGGGCCAGCAAGTCGAACCGGCAGGAGTGCGTGTTCGCCGCCGCGGAGAGCTGGCGCACCGGCACGCCGTACAGGTTGGTGCGCTCCTCCCACAGGGGCAGCGCGGCCGAGAGCTGGCCTTCGCTGTTTCGCAGCGTCAGCACGCGCAGCCGCGCCCCCGGCGCGAAGTTGTCCAGCCAGATGCGGATGAACTCGTGGCGATAGAACAGCTCGTCCGTCGTGGCCTCGACGAGCGCGTTCCACTCCGACTCCAGGGCCATGAAGGCCGCGCGGTCATCGACTTCGACGACACGCGGCCCGGGACTGCTCAGGGTTGCTTCCATGTTCGGGCGCCCAAGGTGGTGATGGGGTTGCTCGGCTACAAGCCGCTGCGCGCCATCTTCAGCAGGCAGGCAGCGACCTTGCGGCTGTCGTGTCGGATCCTGGACCCCTCCTTGAGGAGGTCCGCCCGCACCGGCACCACGCCCGCGGCGATGAGCTCGCGCGTGTCCACGTCCACCGTGAACGAGCCGCGCCGCCCGTAGCGCCGCATGGCCTCCGCAGAGGGCTGCGTGCCATTGACGAGCACCGCGTCCAGTACCGGCCCCACGTGCTCGCGCACCGCCTGCACGTGGTCCAGGCAGGACATGCCGTCCGTCTCACCCGGCTGCGTCATCAGGTTGGCCACCATGACCTTCAGCGCGCGCGTCTCCTTCAGCGCCTGGGCCACGCCGTCCACCAGCAGGTTGGGCAGCAGGCTCGAGTACAGCGAGCCCGGACCGATGACCACCAGGTCCGCGCTGTAGATGGCCTCCAGGAGGCCGTCCACCGGCGGCGGAGAGCGCGGGCTCAGGGACACCTTGCGCACCCGGCCCTGGGCCCGGCAGATGTTGCGCTCGCCGACGACCTCCGTGTCGTCGTGCATCTGCGCCACCAGCTGCACCGAGGCCAGCGTGCACGGCAGCACGTTGCCCCGCGCGCCGAGCAGCTCCCCGGACATGCGCACCGCCTCCAGGAAGTCGCCCTTCAGCTCCGCGAGCGCGGCGATGAGCAGGTTGCCCACCGCGTGCCCGGCCAGGCCCCGCGCCCCGCCGAAGCGGAACTGGAACACGTCCTTGAGCGCGCTCTTGCCGCCGGCGAGCGCCACCAGGCAGTTGCGGATGTCACCGGGCGGCAGCGCGCCGTGCAGCCGGCGCAGGCGCCCGGAGCTGCCACCGTCGTCGCTCATGGCCACCACCGCGGTGATGTCCACGCCCGGGTCCCCGGCCTTCGGCGTCGCGCGCCGCGCCAGGCCCCGGAGCACCATGGGCAGCCCCGTGCCGCCGCCGATGGCGACGATGCGCGTGGGCCGGTCCACCTGGGACTGCAACAGCTCGTTGCGCTCCGTCTCCCGCTCCCGCTCGCGCTCCCGACGGGCACGCGCTTCCTCCCACGACTCCGGGAGCGGCGAATCCATGTCCATCCCCACCATGTCCCAACCCCCATCCACGACGCCCGACCCGCCACCCCTGGCGGGTCCCCTAGGGCCCCCTCCCCTTCACGAGGAGGAGGGCCCGCGGGAGGTGTACCTACCGAGCTCCACGACCGAGAAGAACATGTCTCACGGTGTGGAAGATGATTCCCACATCGAGGAACAACGAGCCGTTCTTCACGTAGTACAGGTCGAACTCCAGCTTGTTGCGCGCGTCCTCCACCGAAGCCCCGTAGGGGTAGCGAATCTGGGCCCAGCCCGTCAGGCCCGGCTTCACCGCCTCGCGCAGCCCGTAGAAGGGAATCTGCTGCTTGAGCTGCTCGACGAACACGGGCCGCTCAGGCCGCGGACCCACGAAGCTCATCTCCCCCATCAGCACGTTGAACACCTGCGGAATCTCGTCGATTCGCGTGCGGCGGATGAACTTGCCCACCCGCGTGACACGGTCATCGTTCGCCCGCGCCCACACCGCGCCGTTCTTCTCCGCGTCCGTCCGCATGCTGCGGAACTTCCACAAGTAGTACGTCGCGCCGCCCAGGCCCGTGCGCTCCTGCCGGTAGAACACCGGGCCCTTCGAGTCCAGCTTGATGGCCACCGCCACCAGTAGCAGGAACGGTGCCGACAGCGTGAGCAGCAGCGACGCCACCGCCAGGTCAAAGGCCCGCTTGAAGGCCCGGCGCAGCGGCGACACGGTGAGCTCATCCGCGAAGGCGAAGTCGCTCGCCCGGAGGAACTGCACCGGAATGCGCCGCAGCACGCGCTCGGCGAACCCCGTCGCGTCGTACACGCGACGACCCTGCAGTCGACAGATGAGCAGTGAGTCCACCCAGTTGGCCCCGCGCATGTCGTCAGCAGCCTGCACGACATATGCCGCGCCCAATCGGGCCGCCATCTGGTCCAGCGGCTCCTGGCTCGAGCGCGGGTCCACCATGCCGATGACGCGGTAGCTGCCCTCGCCGCCCGCCTCGATGGCGCTCGCCACCGCGCGGGCCTTGAGGCCGTCACCGACGATGAGGACCGAGTCCGGCGCGCCGACCAGCGCGCGGATGGACACCCGGACCACCAGCGTGCCGGCCAGGGCC
Coding sequences within:
- a CDS encoding GNAT family N-acetyltransferase, whose amino-acid sequence is MEATLSSPGPRVVEVDDRAAFMALESEWNALVEATTDELFYRHEFIRIWLDNFAPGARLRVLTLRNSEGQLSAALPLWEERTNLYGVPVRQLSAAANTHSCRFDLLAREPDAAAAMFLSHLRQQGGWDVLRLTDVPDGGAAWRLHAAAQAARMPVGAWESLQSPYIPLPGTREKFQASLQSKFKANCRRRRRKLEEKGKVTFERVDGGPGLEGTLEEGFLLEQSGWKGERGTAMAQDTATRGFYTELARDAAYRGKLALYFLRLDGRPVAFHYGLEHGGRYFLLKPGYDEQLRECSPGQLLMEEVVGTCIDRKLGEFDFLGPDMVWKRDWTDQVRRHTWLYIFNDSAFGRALCAAKFRWTPAVKEVVAKWKR
- a CDS encoding gluconeogenesis factor YvcK family protein, with the translated sequence MVGMDMDSPLPESWEEARARRERERERETERNELLQSQVDRPTRIVAIGGGTGLPMVLRGLARRATPKAGDPGVDITAVVAMSDDGGSSGRLRRLHGALPPGDIRNCLVALAGGKSALKDVFQFRFGGARGLAGHAVGNLLIAALAELKGDFLEAVRMSGELLGARGNVLPCTLASVQLVAQMHDDTEVVGERNICRAQGRVRKVSLSPRSPPPVDGLLEAIYSADLVVIGPGSLYSSLLPNLLVDGVAQALKETRALKVMVANLMTQPGETDGMSCLDHVQAVREHVGPVLDAVLVNGTQPSAEAMRRYGRRGSFTVDVDTRELIAAGVVPVRADLLKEGSRIRHDSRKVAACLLKMARSGL
- a CDS encoding DegT/DnrJ/EryC1/StrS family aminotransferase, giving the protein MTPSGRLFVPSLPTLWPHMLVSKPRPGSLPPFSSPNVRYFYFARNAVWLTVKMLGLDNGEVLMPSYHHGVEVEALVDAGATPRFYRVGSRWDVDLEDVARRITPKTKALYLTHYAGFPGPAAEMRKLADQHGLVLIEDCALSLLSSDGAVPLGTTGDVGIFCLYKTLPVPNGGALVVNGPRSYSLPEPPAPPSASTFSHTVSALLQNLELRGGAVGRGLRGLVRTVGHGTVKAASIERVATGTQHFDRKHVDLGMSPLTKRIALAQDLESIVEKRRRNYFYLLGRLRDVSTPLFNQLPAGTCPLFYPMVVQEKAEVLARLRAKGIDAIDFWKRFHPACDAGAFPEVAQLRRSIVEIPCHQDLSPEVMADVASVVRDAVRAEKQTKKRAG
- the exoE gene encoding polyisoprenyl-phosphate hexose-1-phosphate transferase ExoE — its product is MLRVFHHYFSAKKLTFFLAESSAIALACVMGAAACAALFAPEGTRPPMAALWPTLMGLGAAFVVTFQFTLYLLDLYDLRVAAEDRARGYRFLKAAGVTAMVTGGLMLVAPLLFPVALPPGALLGGAMGALAGTLVVRVSIRALVGAPDSVLIVGDGLKARAVASAIEAGGEGSYRVIGMVDPRSSQEPLDQMAARLGAAYVVQAADDMRGANWVDSLLICRLQGRRVYDATGFAERVLRRIPVQFLRASDFAFADELTVSPLRRAFKRAFDLAVASLLLTLSAPFLLLVAVAIKLDSKGPVFYRQERTGLGGATYYLWKFRSMRTDAEKNGAVWARANDDRVTRVGKFIRRTRIDEIPQVFNVLMGEMSFVGPRPERPVFVEQLKQQIPFYGLREAVKPGLTGWAQIRYPYGASVEDARNKLEFDLYYVKNGSLFLDVGIIFHTVRHVLLGRGAR